A region of the Rhodothermus sp. genome:
CGTAGAGGGCTGAGTTAGGCCCTCGCACCACTTCGATACGGGCCAGATCGATCGGGGCGATGGGCATCGAGGAAAACTCATTGATGGCCAGGCTGGGCATGGTTGCCTGCCGATAGTCAACCAGCGCATAGGTTTTGGCCACAAAGACCGAGTTGAATCCGCGCAGGGATATCTGAAAGCGATTCAGGCTGGACTGCGAAATATCCACGCCGGGTGTGTAGCGCAGGGCTGCGGCGGTGGCGTGCGTGGCGGTCTGTTCCAGCTCGCGTGCGTCCAGCACCGAAATCGACGCGGGCGACTCCAGTACTTTCTCCTGCCGACGCGAAGCGGTAACCACGACCGGGTTTAGCCCGAGCTCGACCGGCGCCAGCGTCAGATCGACCGTCACGGTGGCGTCGGCTGCCAGCGTAACGGTACGCCGGGCATCGGCATAACCCACAAAGCGAGCGACTACTTCATAGGTGCCGGCCGGTAGATTTTCCAGCCGATAGTGTCCCTCGAGATCCGTAGCGGCTCCTCGAAAAACGGTCGACTCACCGGCTCGATAGAGCACGACATTGGCCCCAGGTAGGGGATCGCCACTGTCGGCGTCGGTCACCCGCCCCTGTATCGTGGCCGTTTGCTGCGCAGCCGTCAGTCCAGGGCTTAGCATCAAGGCGACCAGCAATCCGATCCTTGCCAGCATATGGCTCATGTTCGTCTCATGGTTGGTTAACAGTGTTCACGCTCTGTTTCTATTACGTGCAGGGTCGTACCCGAACCAGGCAGTAGGGCATTCATACCGGCTCACTGCGGCGGCGCTTACGCCTGTCCGGCCGCCTCTCGCTCACGCCGGACCAGTTCGCGCCGAAGAATCTTGCCTGAAAGCGTTTTCGGTATCTGGTCCACAAATTCTACCCGCCGGATCTTTTTGTAGGGGGCCACCCGTTCAGCGACGTAGGCCATCAGCTCGTCGGCTGTCACCTCCATGCCAGGCTTGCACACCACATACGCCTTGGGGACCTCACCAGCCTCCTCATCGGGGCTCGGTACCACGGCCACATCGGCCACGGCCGGATGTCCCTGCAGGACTTCCTCCAGCTCGGCCGGTGCCACCTGATAGCCTTTGTATTTGATCAGCTCCTTGACCCGATCGACAATGTACACATAGCCATCCTGGTCAATCCGGGCCACATCGCCTGTATGCAACCACCCTTCCTTATCAAGCATGTCGTGCGTAGCCTGTGGATTTTTCCAGTACCCCTTCATGACCTGTGGCCCTCGCAGCCACAATTCACCCGTTTCGCCTTCCGGTACATCTTCATGCGTGGCCACGTCGACAATGCGGAACTCCGTGTTCGGTACCGCCACCCCCACGGCCGTTAGCTTGATCGGGAAATCGCGTGGTGTGAAATGAGTCACCGGACTGGTCTCGGTCATGCCGTAGCCCTGTCGTACGGTCACGTGCAGCCGTTCGGCACACTGCCGAGCTACCGGCTCTGGAAGCGGTGCCGCGCCGGAGGTGACATACCGCAGACTGGACAGATCATACTGATCAACTACCGGATGCTTGGCCAGCGCCAGAATGATCGGCGGCACCAGAAAGGCCGTAGTAACCCGGTACTTCTGGAGCAATGCCAGAAATTGCTCCAGGTCGAACCGCGGCATGGTCACCACCGTCGCGCCTGCGTAAAGCGCCATGCTCATAATAACGGTCATTCCGTAGATGTGGTAGAATGGCAGAATACCGATGAGCACCTCATCGTCCTCAAAGCGCTCGACGGCCATCGTCTGAACAATGTTCGCCACAATATTGTAATGCGTGAGCATGACCCCTTTAGGCCGACCGGTGGTGCCACTGGAGTATGGCAGCACTACCAGATCCTCCCGCGGATTGATGTCCACTACCGGCGGCTCCGTCCCATGCTGCAGCAATGCAACCAGGGGCGTAGCCCCTTCGGCCTCGCCAATAACGATCACCTCCTCGATGCCGGTGCGTGCAGCCGCTGCCCGTGCATTTTCCAGAAAAGGCGGAACGGTTACCAGAAACCGCGCGCCGGCATCTTCCAACTGATGCGTCAGTTCGTCGACGGTATAGAGCGGGTTCACCGTGGTAGTAAATCCGCCGGCCATAGCCACCCCGTAAAAGACCACCGCATACTCCGGCAGGTTCGGGCTGTAGAGGGCCAGCACATCTCCCTTGCGAAATCCCCGGGCAGCCAGGCCGGCCGCAAAGGCCTGCGCGCGCTCCCGAAGCTGGGCGTAGGTGAGCGTACGCCCGCTGAGCCCTTCAATCAAAGCTGGCTTATCCGGGTGTGCATCTACCCGCTGAAAAACCATCTCCGGCAGTGAAATCTCCGGAATCTCTACGTCTGGAAAAGGGCTTCGATAAATACGCATGACGGCTTTTTTCATCTGGTGAATATGGCTTCAACAAGGCTTCACCATAAAATAAACGTTCGTTCATTTTGGCGCAAACCCATCCAGGCGGGACCATTGACCATTCAGACAAAAAGATCGGGCATAAGCTCGCCGACCGATGGATCGACGGCGTAGGGCGTGAAGTCCGTCACTCCTACCTGTCGCAGCACCTCTTCGTCGATAAAGAACTGTCCTGTGCACTGCCGACTGGGTTGCGTCAGGATCACATGCGCCGCATCGGCCACAATCTCGGGTTTGCGGGAACGCCGCACCATCTCTTCGCCGCCCAGCAGGTTACGCACAGCGGCTGTTGCTATCGTCGTACGCGGCCAGAGTGCGTTCACTGCTACCCCTGCTTCTCGAAACTCCTCAGCCATTCCCAACACGCACATCGACATACCATACTTCGAAAGGGTATAGGCCAGATGGGGGGCGAACCAGCGCGGCTTCAAATTCAGTGGGGGAGCAAGGACCAGAATGTGCGGGTTTTCGGCCTGCATCAGATGTGGCAGACAGGCCTGTGAACAGGCAAACGTAGCACGCACGTTTACCTGATGCATCAAATCAAAACGCTTCATCGGCGTCTCAAGCGTACCGGCCAGATAAATGGCGCTGGCATTGTTGACCAGAATATCAATCCGCCCGAAGTGAGCCACAGCCTGTTCCACCGCCTGCTGTATCTGATCTTCGAAGCGCACATCAACCGGAATCGGCAGCGCCTCCCCACCAGCGGCCTGGATCTCCTCGGCTGCGGTGTAGATGGTGCCCGGCAGCTTCGGATGGGGCGCTACCGTCTTGGCCGCAATTACGATACGTGCCCCATCGCGCGCTGCACGAAGCGCTATCGCCTTACCGATACCGCGACTGGCTCCCGTGATAAAAATAACCTTACCGTTCAGCGAGCCGTCAGTAACGAACGCCATAGAACTTCCCAAACGCTTTCTTTCATGGAATGCATATAGTATATTGAACAATCGTTCATCTGGCAATCCCCTGATTCCTCAATCGCCATGCAGGAAGTGGTACACGAAGCCTTACTTTTCGAACACGATGGACCGGTAGCAGTCCTGACGCTGAATCGCCCCGAGCGTCGTAACGCGCTCAACCGCACGCTGGAAAAAGCGTTGCACACGGCACTTTTGCGCGTGCGCGACGACGAATCCATTCGGGCTGTCGTGCTGACCGGCGCCGGCCCGGACTTCTGTTCTGGAGCCGACCTGAGCGCTTTTCAGGAGATTCCTTCACCAGCCTTTGTACGCCGCCACCTGTTGCAGGTCTATGGCCCCATCGTCGAATTGATGACCACGATAGAAAAACCGATCATCGGGGCCATCAACGGTACGGCGGCCGGGGCCGGCTGCGCACTGGCGCTGGCCTGTGACCTGCGTGTCATGGCCGACAATGCCAGCCTGATGCTGGCCTTCAGCAATATCGGTCTGGTGCCCGACATGGGAGCCACTTATCTGCTGGTGCGGCAGATAGGCTATGCGCGGGCTTTCGAAATGGCGGCCGAAGGGCAACGCCTTCCGGCCAGCCGCTGCCTGTCGTGGGGGCTGGCCAACCGGGTCGTGCCTGCCGGCCGCCTGCAAGAAGAAGCCCGGCGCTGGGCACGCGAGCTGGCCGCTCGCCCCACGCTTGCGCTGGGGCTGAGCAAAGCGGCTTTTTATTACGCATTTACGGCTACACTCCGCGAAGCAGTCGCTTTTGAGGCATTGCTCCAACAGCAATGCATTCAGAGCCACGACCACCAGGAGGGCGTCCGCGCCTTTCTGGAAAAGCGTCCCCCTGTGTTTACTGGAGATTGAACCATGGAACTCTGGAAGCTAACAGCGCTTGAGCTGGGCCAGTTGATCGCCCGTCGCGAAGTGCGGGCTGCCGAAGTCGTCACGCACTTTCTGGAGCGCATTGAGGCGCTGAATCCCTCGCTCAACGCTATCGTGACGCTCGATGCCGACGGCGCCCTGACTGCCGCCCGGGCTGTAGACGAACGGCTGGACCGCGGGGAAACGCTCGGTCCGCTGGCGGGGGTGCCAGTTACGATCAAGGACCTGACGGAAACCAGAGGGCTGCGTACTACTTATGGCTCAGCGCTGCTGCGCGATCATGTACCAGAAGTCGATGCAGTACTCGTCGAGCGTCTACGGCGTGCTGGGCTGCCCATCCTCGGCAAGACAAACACGCCAGAGTTCGGCGGCAAGTTTGACACAGAAAACCGTCTGTTTGGAGCCACACGCAATCCTTGGAAGCTTTCCCATAGCCCGGGCGGCTCTTCAGGCGGTGCCGCTGCCCAGGTAGCGGCCGGTATGGGCCCCCTTGCCCACGGCAATGACGGGGGTGGCTCGATCCGTGTGCCAGCCGCTTGCTG
Encoded here:
- a CDS encoding NAD(P)-dependent oxidoreductase → MAFVTDGSLNGKVIFITGASRGIGKAIALRAARDGARIVIAAKTVAPHPKLPGTIYTAAEEIQAAGGEALPIPVDVRFEDQIQQAVEQAVAHFGRIDILVNNASAIYLAGTLETPMKRFDLMHQVNVRATFACSQACLPHLMQAENPHILVLAPPLNLKPRWFAPHLAYTLSKYGMSMCVLGMAEEFREAGVAVNALWPRTTIATAAVRNLLGGEEMVRRSRKPEIVADAAHVILTQPSRQCTGQFFIDEEVLRQVGVTDFTPYAVDPSVGELMPDLFV
- a CDS encoding 4-coumarate--CoA ligase family protein produces the protein MRIYRSPFPDVEIPEISLPEMVFQRVDAHPDKPALIEGLSGRTLTYAQLRERAQAFAAGLAARGFRKGDVLALYSPNLPEYAVVFYGVAMAGGFTTTVNPLYTVDELTHQLEDAGARFLVTVPPFLENARAAAARTGIEEVIVIGEAEGATPLVALLQHGTEPPVVDINPREDLVVLPYSSGTTGRPKGVMLTHYNIVANIVQTMAVERFEDDEVLIGILPFYHIYGMTVIMSMALYAGATVVTMPRFDLEQFLALLQKYRVTTAFLVPPIILALAKHPVVDQYDLSSLRYVTSGAAPLPEPVARQCAERLHVTVRQGYGMTETSPVTHFTPRDFPIKLTAVGVAVPNTEFRIVDVATHEDVPEGETGELWLRGPQVMKGYWKNPQATHDMLDKEGWLHTGDVARIDQDGYVYIVDRVKELIKYKGYQVAPAELEEVLQGHPAVADVAVVPSPDEEAGEVPKAYVVCKPGMEVTADELMAYVAERVAPYKKIRRVEFVDQIPKTLSGKILRRELVRREREAAGQA
- a CDS encoding enoyl-CoA hydratase-related protein, producing the protein MQEVVHEALLFEHDGPVAVLTLNRPERRNALNRTLEKALHTALLRVRDDESIRAVVLTGAGPDFCSGADLSAFQEIPSPAFVRRHLLQVYGPIVELMTTIEKPIIGAINGTAAGAGCALALACDLRVMADNASLMLAFSNIGLVPDMGATYLLVRQIGYARAFEMAAEGQRLPASRCLSWGLANRVVPAGRLQEEARRWARELAARPTLALGLSKAAFYYAFTATLREAVAFEALLQQQCIQSHDHQEGVRAFLEKRPPVFTGD